GAACACGGGTTCCAGCGGTTCGAGCAGCGAGCTCAGCCGCACGGCATCGGCGTAGTCGAGCCGCGTGTGGTAGTCGATCGCCCACCCGCCGTCCGGTCCCACGCCGTCGCGGATCTCGCGGCACTGCTCGACGGTCTTCCGCACGATGGCGCGCGCGTCGAACGGCTCGCCTTTGGCCGGGTCCGCCACGGAAGTCCGGTACACGCGGAAACCAGCCTCGATGCAGGCCCGCGCCGTTTCCTTCAGCGAGCCTTTCCGCGGAAACGCCGTGGAATAGCACTCGATATGGTCGCGGGATTTCCCGCCCAGCAGCTGATACAGCGGAACGTTCAGGGCTTTCGCCTTGATGTCCCAAAGGGCCATGTCGAGCGCGCCGATGGCGTGGATCTGCTCGCGCCCCGCCGGGTAGAACAGCCCCCGGTACATCAGCTGCCACAGCGCGTCCGTCTGCCGTGCATCTTCGCCGATGATCAGTTGCGCCGCCAGCCGGATCAGATCGGGAGAGCCGCCTTCGCCGATGCCGGTGATTCCTTCGTCGGTCTCCACCGTGACCACATGGAAGCTCTGGTTGATCATCGGCCGCGTGATGGGCGACGCGTACATCCGCACGCGCCGGATGCGCAGCTTCGGCAATGCCAGCAGCGCCAGAAGAAAGTCCCTGCGTCTCATGGGTGCCGCCATGGCAGCCGACAATATCACGCAGCGGCGCCGGCGGAAAGCGGTGCGGAAACAGAAAAGGGCGCGGGCGCGCCATGGGGGTCCTGCCGGCGGCGCCCGCGCCAGGGTTCAGGCGGCTACCACTGCAGCCGCACAACCAACTGAACGAAGCGGGGAATCGAGGAATCGAGGTTCGTGTTGCGGTTGGCCACGTTGGTGATGACACCCGCCGCGGCCAGGTTGTTCACGTTGAGACCAGGGTTCTGGTAGTTCGGGTGATTCAGCGCGTTCGTGGCGATCATCTCCAGCCGCAGCCGCACCTTCTCGCCAAGCTGCGTGATCTTGGCGAGGTTCGCGTGCAGCACGTTGACGCCGGGGCCGACGATCACGCCCTTGGCCGACGTGCCGAAGGCGCCCGGCTGGGGCGCGGCGAACGCATTGATGTCGTACCAGCGGTTCACGGTGGGGTTGCTGATGTTCGGGTTGCGCAGGATGTCCGGCCGGATCGTCACATTCGGCGGCGTGCGGTTCGGCGTGAAGCGCGTGCCCGTGGGATCCGGGCCCGTCCACGTGGGCGTGAGGAACTGGCCGCGCTGGACCATGTACGCCGCGCCCACCTGCCAGCCGGAGATCAGCGTGTTCACGACTTTGCCCGCGTTGTTCCACAGCGGCTGTCCCTTGCCCATGGGAAGCTGATAGAGCATGTTGGCCGAGAAGCGGTGCGTGGGGATGTCGACCCACACGGAACGCTCCCTCTGGCGGTTGAAGGCGTCTTCGGGCTGTTCGCCGTCTTCCAGGTCTCCGATGTCGCGCGCCAGCGTGTAGTAGCCCTGCGCCCGCAGGCCGCCTTTCAGCGGACGGTCCACTTCAAGCGTCAGCGCGTGATACTGGTGTCCTGCGCCGTTGGTCTGGTAGGTGATGGCCGGGTATTGCGGGAACATGCGCGGCTTGTCGACAAACAGGCGCGTGTCGGCCACAGGCTGGTTGATGTTGTAGCCGAATACGCCCTTGCGCGTGTTCGTGCCGAGGTAAGTGGCGCGGAAGGCCGTCTCCCACTGCTGCCGCTCGATCGTGAACGTGTACTGCATGCTGTAAGGAATCAGCAGGTTCGGATTCATCGCCGTCGGAATGGAAACGGACGCCGGTCCGGCTACGCCGGCCGTCGGGAACGCCTGCGGCAGCAGGATGGGGTTCGTCGTGGGGTTCGTGAACGCAGGCTCGGCGATGTTGAACGGCACCGAAGACAGGGCCGCGTTCTTCGCAGCGATGTCGTAGAACATGCCGAAGCTGGCGCGGAACACCGTGTTGTTGCCCCACGGACGGTAAGCCAGGCCGATGCGCGGCGAGAAATTGTTCCTGTCAGCATGCAGGAGCCGCGAGGAGTGGAACCCGGCGCGGCTGGCTTCCAGCACCGGCACGTAACCGGCGGGCATCAGCGGGCTGACACGGCCGGAAGCGCCGTCCGGAATGATGATCGCTCCCGTGCCAATGTCGAATGTGGATTGCAGCCCGTCCTTCGCCGTGAAGCCCGGCAGCAGATCGTAGCGCAGGCCGATATTCAGCGTCAGATCCGGCCGGATGCGGTAGTCGTCCTGGATGAAGAAGCCGTACCGCCAGGCCGTGGTGCTCTGCAGAAGGGCAGGGAAATTCCGGCTCATCGTCGTCGGAATTCCGAGCAGAAAGTCGGCGTACGTGAAATTGGTGAAGCGGTTCGAGAAGGTCAGGTTGCCGAACAGTCCGGCGCCCTGCCGCAGATCTTCGTACGTGCCCCGGTTGATCTGGGCGCCGAACTTGATGGTGTGCCGCCCCGTGATCCAGGTGACATTCTGCTGGAAGTTGTGGGTAACGTACTCGATGCAGGGGTTGCACTCGACGTCCATCGAGACGCCCGTCAGGCCGAGCTGCGTGAAGTTCACCGTCGGCAGGCCGGCCACATCAGGCAGATTCGGCGCCAGACCCTGCAATCCCAGGTCTCTCACCCATTGCAGGCCCCGCTGGGGAGGGAAGCTGGGGAATGCATCCGTGGCCATGCCGTAGCGGAATTCGCTGAGCAGGTTGGGCCGGATCATCTGCGTATAGGCGAAGCTGGCGCCGTTATTGCGCCGCTCGCGGTCGACGCGCCCGATGGTGGGCAGGCTGCCGATGAACGGCTTCTGGGGCCAGCGCAGGATGGTGATGCGTCCGTTGACGAACGCCCGCTCGCTGAAGCGGTGATCCAGCCGCGCCACCGCCGTCGGATTGGTGAGCTTGGGATTGTCGAGCACCTGCCGGTTGTTCTGCGCGGCGAACACGGTTGGGTCGCCGTAGTTCGGCAGCGGGTACAGCCGGTCCTGGATCGTCCTGGCCACGGAGCTGATGCGCGACGTGGGAATCACGTTGTTGGCGAACGGGGCGTTGTTCGCAAACGGGTCGCGGACGACCGTGCCGGGCAGCAGGCTCGAAAAATTGCCGGTGCGCCACGGCTCCAGAGGCACTGTCGTATTGAACGTCTGAAGCGAGGGCGGTCCGAACCGTTCGAACTCCAGACTGGTGAAGAAGAAAGTCCTGTTCCGCCCGTTGTAAATCTTCGGCAGGATGACCGGTCCGCCCAGCGAACCGCCCGGCATGTGTTCAATGCTGCCCGTGTTGACAACCGAAAACGGATTGCGCGCCTGCAAGCCCGGGCTGCTGTAGTAATTGAAGACCTCGCCGTGCAGCTCGTTGGTTCCCGAGCGCGTGACTACCGACATCTGGCCGATGCCCGGATTCTCCGCCGAGCTGCCCGCCACTTCCAGCCGGACTTCGCCGTAGCTTTCCGTGCGGTCGCTGACGACGCCCGTGATCTGCCCGCCAAAGACGTTGCCGATGGGAATGCCGTCCACCGTGACGTCGCCCTGCCGCGTCCGGCTGCCTCCGAACCGCATATTGAAGCCGGCGGCCGTCTTCGAGACATTCGGCGAGAGCTGAATCAGGTCCCACGCCCGCCGCAGCGACAGGGGCATGTCAATGATGGTCTGGCGCGTGCGGGTGTCCGCCACGCGCGCCGTTTCCGTTTCTACAAGCGTGGCGCCCGCGCTCACCTCCACGGTGGTTGCCACCTGCGACAGGGTGAGACCGACATCCACTCGCCGGATGTCCCGCGGCGCCAGCCGGATGTTGTCTGCTACGGCCTCCTGGAAGCCCTGCGCGGCGACTTTGAGCTGGTAAACTCCCTCGAGCAGCGAGGGAATCGTATATTGGCCGAGTTCGTTCGTTGTCGTCTTGGCTTCGTAGCCCCTGTCCACGTTGACCACGGTGATCTGCGCGCCCGCCACGGGAGCGCCGCTTGGATCTGTGACGATCCCCGTCAGCGTGGCAAAGGTGCTTTGCCCTGGTAAGAGTCCGCTGAATCCGGCAAGCGCCAGGATCCACAAGACTGCTGGTACGGCTCGTTTTCTGACCAATGTGTTCATGGAGAGACCAACCCCTTCTTCTCTACACTTGGATCACGGATCTCCCCGGCATGGGGGGCTCCAGATCAATTTAG
This DNA window, taken from Bryobacteraceae bacterium, encodes the following:
- a CDS encoding starvation-sensing protein RspA, whose protein sequence is MRRRDFLLALLALPKLRIRRVRMYASPITRPMINQSFHVVTVETDEGITGIGEGGSPDLIRLAAQLIIGEDARQTDALWQLMYRGLFYPAGREQIHAIGALDMALWDIKAKALNVPLYQLLGGKSRDHIECYSTAFPRKGSLKETARACIEAGFRVYRTSVADPAKGEPFDARAIVRKTVEQCREIRDGVGPDGGWAIDYHTRLDYADAVRLSSLLEPLEPVFAEDLVRSENKAFYRQLRQAVRLPIAVGEQFGDRWELNELVEQRLIDWSRVSLPNCGGITEFMKICALCETHYVGMAPHFTGPVGEAALVHCLLGYSGPVLMEMLGDGRREVPYLPQHYDFRNGKMWPNERPGLGVTFDASRVQMIAEITEGAKPLPIYRRPDGSLTNW